In Amyelois transitella isolate CPQ chromosome 5, ilAmyTran1.1, whole genome shotgun sequence, one DNA window encodes the following:
- the LOC106131824 gene encoding NADH dehydrogenase [ubiquinone] 1 beta subcomplex subunit 11, mitochondrial: MAALIKLRQFPFIQRSVLNHYNRMCRTISTSNNKNNSETVNPACEPQKNWVSYGFDYTSQEEDTNHHHASFFFSITLCIVFGGFAWAYAPDVHMRDWAQREAFLELRRRERAGQPPIDPNYIPPKYMKLPSESQLADVEIII; the protein is encoded by the coding sequence ATGGCAGCATTAATAAAACTACGACAGTTTCCTTTTATCCAAAGGTCTGTCTTGAATCATTACAACAGAATGTGCCGAACCATTTCTACgtccaataataaaaataatagcgagACAGTAAACCCTGCCTGTGAGCCTCAAAAGAATTGGGTGAGCTATGGATTTGATTATACGAGCCAGGAAGAAGATACAAATCACCATCATGCCTCTTTCTTCTTTTCGATTACTCTCTGCATTGTATTTGGTGGATTTGCTTGGGCTTATGCTCCTGATGTACACATGAGGGACTGGGCTCAACGTGAAGCCTTCTTGGAACTTCGACGTCGGGAAAGGGCAGGACAACCTCCCATTGATCCTAATTATATCCCTCCTAAATACATGAAACTACCATCTGAGTCGCAATTGGCGGATGTGgaaattatcatttaa